From Slackia heliotrinireducens DSM 20476:
CTGCAGCAGCTCCTGGATGCCGGTGGCCACGCGGTAGTGCTCTTCGCCGACGATTGCGGGCTCAAGAGCGCGGGAGGTGGACTCCAGCGGGTCGACTGCAGGGTAAATACCGAGCTCGGCGATGGAACGGGAAAGAACCGTCTTAGCGTCGAGGTGGGTAAAGGTCGTTGCAGGAGCAGGGTCGGTCAAGTCGTCAGCGGGGACGTAGACCGCCTGCACCGAGGTAATGGAACCGGCGCTGGTGGACGTAATGCGCTCCTGCAGGTCGCCCATCTCGGTAGCGAGCGTGGGCTGGTAACCTACTGCGGAAGGCATACGGCCGAGCAGTGCGGACACCTCGGAACCGGCCTGGGTGAAACGGAAGATGTTGTCGACGAACAACAGAACGTCCTGACCCTGGTCACGGAAGTACTCGGCCTCCGTCAGGCCAGCCAGACCGACGCGCAGACGCGCTCCGGGAGGCTCGTTCATCTGACCATAGACTAGGCAGGTCTTGTTGATAACGCCGGACTCGCTCATCTCCAGGTACAGGTCGGTACCCTCACGGGTACGCTCACCTACGCCGGTGAACACGGACGTGCCGCCGTGCTCCTGGGCCAGGTTGTTGATGAGTTCCTGGATGATAACGGTCTTGCCAACGCCTGCGCCGCCGAACAGGCCGGTCTTACCGCCGCGGATGAACGGCTCGATAAGGTCGATGGCCTTGATGCCGGTCTCGAAGATCTCGGTCTTCGTGGACAGGGTATCGTACTCGGGAGCGGGACGATGGATGGGCATGTAGCCAGCGACCTCGGGCATCGGCTTCTCATCGACGGGCTCGCCGATGACGTTCCAGATGCGGCCCAGGGTCTGCGGGCCTACGGGCATCATGATGGGATGACCCGTGTCTTGGACCTCGACGCCACGCACGAGGCCGTCAGTAGAGCTCATGGCGACGGAACGCACCAGGTTGCCCGGAAGCATGGTTTCGACTTCCAGAACAATGTGCATTTCGCCGGCAGGAGTCACAGTGTCAACTGTCAGCGCGTTGTAGATCGCCGGCAGCTGATCGGAGGGAAACTCGACGTCAACGACAGGGCCGACGATACGCACAACGCGTCCTTTGCCACCCTTGCTGGCTTCGAGCTCCTCTTTAGTGAGCATTTTCACGTCAGCCATTTATTCCTCCAAAGCTGCTGCGCCACCAACGATTTCAGAAATCTCAGTGGTGATGGCACCTTGACGTATACGGTTATACAACCTGGACAGCGTTTCCACCATTTCGGTCGCGTTCTCGGTCGCCGAATGCATTGCAGTACGGCGAGCGGCCTGTTCCCCTGCTGCAGAGTCGATCAACGCATGGTAGATCGAAGCACGCAGGTAGGCGGGCAGTAGGCTCGCCAACACGTCAGCGGGTTCAGGTTCGAACTCGATGCCCGCAGGAACGTCGGACTCGGTAGCGGCGACATCGGCCTTGGCGGCCTTGGCGCGCGCCTCTTTGGCGGCAGTAGTATCGACGGGCAGGATGGTCTCCGTCACAAGGGTCTGCTCAGCAGCGTTCTTGCAATGGTTGTAGACCAGCACCACTTCGTCGATGCTGCCCTCAGTGTACGCCTTGATGGCGTACTCGGCGATTTCGTTCGCCTCTTCAAGCGTAGGGTCGGCAGAAAGGTCCTTGTACTCAAGAACTGGGGTTATCTTGCGGAAGCGGAAGAAACCGCCAGCCTTTTTGCCGCAAGCGACGACATCCGTCTCAATACCCTGCGCGCTGTTCGCGCGAATCGCCTTCTCGACGCAGTGCAGAATGTTCGAGTTGAAGCCGCCTGCCAGACCGCGGTCGGAAACCACGGCCACCATCAGGACGCGCTTGGTGCTCTCATGCTTCGACAGCAGCGGGTTCTCACCCGGCTGGACGCGCTCCGCGACGCCCGAAAGCATCTCGGACATGGAGTTGGAGTAGGGCTCGGATGCAGCGATGCGATCATTCGCATGCTTCACCTTCGCGCCTGCGACCATTTCCATGGTGCGCGTAATCTGCTTCGTCGAGGAAACCGACTTTATGCGCTTGTCAATATCGTGCAGGTTAGGCATGTCTTCTGCCTTCCTACGATGCTGCGAACTGCTTCTTGAAAGCCTCGAGGGCCTCCTTCAAAGCTTCTTCGCTCTCAGGCGTGAACTTCTTGTCGGTGTGGATCTTCTCCAACAGGTCAGCCTTGCTGGCACGCAGGTAGTCCAGGAACTCGCCGCGGAAGCGGACGACGTCCTTGACGGCCACGTCATCGAGATAGCCCTTGGTGCCGGCGTAGATGGCGCAAGCCTCTTCTTCGAACTGCAGCGGCATGTAACGGCCCTGTTTCAGAAGCTCGGTCATGCGGGCGCCGCGGTTCAGCTGGTCCTGCGTGGACTTGTCAAGGTCGGAGCCGAACTGCGTGAATGCCTGGAGTTCGCGGTAAGAGGCGAGGTCCAGACGCAGGGTGCCGGAAACCGACTTGACAGCCTTGGTCTGAGCGGAGCCGCCGACGCGGGACACGGAAAGGCCGACGTTGATGGCGGGACGCTGACCCTGGAAGTACAGGTCCGTGGACAGGAAGATCTGACCGTCCGTAATGGAAATGACGTTGGTCGGAATGTAGGCGGAGACGTCGCCGGCCTGGGTCTCGATGATCGGCAGAGCCGTCATGGAACCGCGACCGTACTCGTCGGACATCTTGACCGCGCGCTCCAGAAGGCGGCTGTGCAGGTAGAAGATGTCGCCAGGATAAGCCTCGCGTCCCGGCGGGCGACGCAGGGTCAGAGACATCTGACGGTAAGCGACAGCCTGCTTGGACAGGTCATCATAGATGATCAGCACGTGACGGCCTTCGTTCTCGGGGCCGGCGGGCTCGCCGTTCTCGCCCGTGTAGACGAAGTACTCGCCCATTGCAGCGCCGGCCATAGGGGCGATGTACTGCAGAGGTGCGGAGTCGGAAGCGGTAGCGGACACGATGATGGTGTATTCCATCGCGCCGTACTTCTCCAGGGTCTCCATCACGCCGGCGACCGTGGAGGCCTTCTGGCCCACGGCGACGTAGATGCAGATCATGTCCTTGCCACGCTGGTTAATGATGGCGTCGATCGCAATAGCGGTCTTGCCGGTCTGGCGGTCGCCGATGATGAGCTCACGCTGGCCGCGGCCAATCGGAACCATCGAGTCGACAGCGAGCACGCCGGTGTCCATGGGCTCATGCACAGGCTTACGGCTAATGACGCCGGGAGCCTTGAACTCGACGGGGCGGTAGCCTTCGGGCGTGATGGGGCCCTTGCCGTCGATCGGCATGCCAAGGGGGTTCACGACGCGGCCGAGCATTCCCTTGCCGGAGGGAACCTCCATGATCTTGCCGGTGGTGCGAACCTGGTCGTTTTCTCGAATTGCGGTGACATCGCCCATGAGCACGGCGCCGACTTCGTCTTCCTCCAGGTTCTGGGCGAGGCCGTAGACGACCTTGCCATCAGCACCGAGGAATTCCAAAAGCTCGCCAGCCATGGCGCCCTTCAATCCATCGACGCGGGCAATACCGTCGCCTACCTGGACGACCGTACCGACCTCACGCGCATCGACGCTCGTTTCGAGCGATTCAAGCTGCTTGCGCAATGCCTCATCGATAGACTTAGCGGTGATTTCAGTCACTAGCATTCACCTCCATCGTTTGATTCCGTAAGCACGGTGCGGGCGTTCGCCAGTTTGGAAGCGACGCTCGCGTCGATGCGTTTTCCTTGGGTAGTGATGATGATGCCGCCCAGGATGGACGGATCGATATGCTCGCGCAGCACAATGTTCCTGCCAAGATCGTTCTTCAGCTTGTCGGAGATGAAGGCGCGCAGCTCGTCGTCCAAGTCAACCACGGTGGTGACGCCGACGACGGCGACGTTGAGCTTCTCTTCGACAAGGTCGGAGAACATATGCCAGACACGAGGAAGCAGTTTGACCTCTTCGCGCTCGGCCATGACCTTGAGCACACTGATGAGCAGAGGATCGACCCCGGCGAAAACGGCTTCCGCCATGCTGCCGCGCTGCTCCGCCGTGTAGTTGGGAGCATCCAGCGCATCGCGAAGGTCCGCATTGCCGTGAAACAGCGAAACGATCTGTTCCAGCTGATCACGAACCTCCAGGACGCGGTCCTGGCCATCCTCGTTTGCGGCTTCAAAAAGGGTGTTCGCGTAGGTCGCGACCCTTCCTTGTACGAGCAGTCGATTAGTTGGCATTGAAGCTACCTACCTCTTCGACATAGCGCTTGATGATAGCGCGGTGCTCGTCATCCGAAAGGTCGGTGCCGATGACCTTGGACGCGACCTCGACGGAGATGTCCGCCACGGAACCCTGGAGATCCGCAATGGCAGCCTTCTTCTCCGCCTCGATGGCGGCGCGGGCCTTTTCAATCATGCCGTCGGCTTCAACCTGTGCCTTAGCCGTAATGTCGGCCTTGACGTCTTCGCCGGCCTTCTTCGCATTCGCGACGATCTGAGAAGCCTCGGCCTTTGCTTCGGCAAGCTGCTGCTTGTACTCAGCAAGGATGCGCTCGCTTTCCATGCGAGCTTCCTCGGCGTTCTTGAGGTCGTTGCGGATGGTGGACTCACGCTTCTCAAGCATGCCGTCGAAGATGGGCCAACCGAATTTCGCAAGGATGATCCACAGGATGATGAAGGCGACGAGCATCGGGATGAATTCATTCATCTTGGGAAGAATGGCGCCGATGCCACCCTCCTCAGCAGCGAATGCATACACCGGGCAGGTGGCGACAACCGTAGCCGCGGAAACAGCAGCGGTGCCGATGAGCCCCTGAACCTTGTTCGTGTACGTGTTCAACTCGCTAGCCTCCTGTTCTTTCTCGTGGTTAACGTTCAGTGTTCGGATACTGTCTGTTAGCCGATGAAGAACAGAACCAGGCCCAGCAGTGCCAGAGCCTCGGACATAGCAGCACCGATGAAGAAGTAGCCCATGAGCTGACCCTTCATTTCAGGCTGGCGGGCGGCGGCGGTGCACAGGCCGTGGGTGGCGATGCCGATGCCGATGCCAGGGCCGATCGCGGCAAGACCGTAGCCGACGACCTTCAGTGCGGCAAGGGTGATGATAGTTTCCACTGTATCCTCCTTTGACGGGCCCCTCTGCCTTCTAAGGGGCCATTTTCCTATTTATGTGAGCCGATAGCGGCACAACACCAAATTCGAATGCCCGTTGTTTAAGGCCTTACGAGCACGGCCTGTCCGTTTCCTAGTGAGGATGAACCGCACCGGAGATGTAGGACGACGACAGGATGGCGAACACGAACGCTTGCAGGAACGCGACCAGGCATTCCAGGGCGTACATGATGACCAGCAGCAGGAACCACACGACGGAGGTTGCGCCCGTCGCCACAGCTGCCACGGCGCTGGTGGCGGACATCACGGCATACAGCACGAAGGTGCTGGTGGCGATGCCGAACACGCCGAGGATCATATGGCCGGCGAGCATGTTGCCGTAAAGTCGGACGGCCAGCGTGAGCACGCGAATCATGGTGGAGAACAGCTCCAGGAACCAGATGATGGGAGCCATGGGTTTCGGCACTCCGTGGGGGCACAGGGTGACCCAGTACTTCAGCAGACCGTTCTCTTTCATGCCCCAGTACAGGAAGTACACGAACGAGATGACCGAAAGGGCCCACGTGCACGAGATGGTGCCCGTGGAGGTCTTGAAGCCGGGAACCAGACCCAGCACGTTGCAGACCAGGATGAAGAAGAACAGCGTTGCGAGGAACGGCACGTGCTGCTTGAAGCCGCTGCCGATGACGTCCTCACCGATGTTCTTACTCACGAAGTCATAACCGAACTCGACGATGTTCACGAACTTGTTGTCGGGCACCAGTTTGGAATTCTTGGCCGCAACCAACACCACAGCAAGCGTGACAAAGAAGCCGATAAACAGCCACACGACGTATTGCGTGACGTTCCACGGCCCGATACTGAACACCGTGGTCGGCTCGAAATGTTCGAAGATGTGTTGCGCTTCTTCGACAAACGCAGCAAGAGCCTCGCCCATTCTCACTCTCCTTCTTACCCGTTACCTACACACTACTCACGGGGCGCGCGACGCTTCGCAAGCAGATTCTTATACACGACGAACACGATGGTTGCTGAAAGGAATACGACGGTTTCCGAGACGGCAAACGGCAAAACGCTCGCCTTCGCGGTTATTCCGCACGCTACCAAAGCCACCACAAGAATGATGAACGAGACGCAGACGCCCGCCAAACCGTACATTCCTATGGTAAGAGCTTCGGTTGAGGTGGATCGACGCGCCAAGCGAAGCGAAAGCAGCAAAGGCAGAAAACCGAGGGCTCCCGTCAACGCACCAAGCACGATGGCCATATAACGCCGTTCACTCTCCTCCAAAAGATACCCACAGCACGACCGCACAAGTCGCATTGGTATATGCTAGCAAATATTCAACCTGTCAAGCATCACACAGACACAAATGGCGAAAAACTTGTATATGCGGCAAGTTTTATGAAGACATCTCGACCCTGCGCACCATGATGCCTGTTTCGCTCAGCATCTCCATGGCAAGCTCGTCGGGGTACCCTTCCGCATACACCACTTCCGTGATGCCCGCATTGATGAGCATCTTGGTGCATACCACGCACGGCTGAGTCGTTATATATATAGATGAACCTGCGATGTCGATGCCGTACCTGGCCGCCTGGATGATGGCGTTTTGCTCGGCGTGCAAACCGCGGCAGATTTCATGGCGCTGGCCCGACGGTACGTTGAGCTGCTGGCGAAGGCACCCGGTCTCGTCGCAATGGCGCAGCCCGGACGGAACACCGTTGTAGCCCGTGGCCAAGATGCGGCGGTCCTTGACGATGACGGCGCCAACGGCGCGGCGCAGGCAGGTCGACCGCTTGGAGACCTCGAATGCCAGATGCATGAAGTACTCGTCCCAGCTGGGCCGTTCGATATGCCTGGTTTCTGCCATGGTCAATCCTTTCCGCTGCATTGCACGGCGTCCATCATACCCCATTTCGCAGCATCGGATGGATTCACCGCGATTCTTGCACATGGGCGAAAACGACGAAAGGCCCCGCACCCTGAAATGAACCGCCTCTTTTCCCAGGGCCGTGAGAAAAGGAGCAGCAGTTCATTTCGAGGTACGGGGCCAAAACCCGAAATGCGACGCGCCTTACGGAAGCACGGCGATAACCGAAATCTCGATTTCGGCGCCCTTCGGAAGCGCGCTTACCTGCACGCACTCACGTGCAGGATTGCTTACGAAATGACGCGCGTATTCGGTGTTGAACTCGCCGAAATGGGCCATATCGGTCAGATAACACGTGGTTTTCACCACGTGTTCGAAGCCGGTTCCGGCTTCGTTGAGGATGGCTTTAATGCTAGCGGCTATGCGGGCCGTCTGTTCGGCGATGGTTCCGGCAAGCAAATCCCCCGTTTCCGGATCGATGGGAATCTGGCCGGACACATAAACAACGCCGTTTGCCGAAACGGCCTGGGAATACGGCCCGATTGCCGCAGGTGCCAAGCTTGTGCGTATAGGTTTCATGACGACGCTCCTCTTCATACGGCGTAGCAAAGCGAGGTCCCGCAGGCATCGCCACCTCGGCGCGCCTGCGGGAAATGGCCTGCGGAGCGCGACCTGGCATACCGCGCTCCTCTAAACGGCCTCTTATTCGAAGTGGGTCGGGCCGTCGACTTGGGTTGCCAAGCCGTCAACCGCACGCTCGACCATAGAGACGCGCAACGACTTCTCTTCCTCAGGCGGCAGCTCCGGATTGCCAGCAGGATACGGAATCGCCACGGTAGGCAGGATTCGGTTCGCGCCGACCGATTCCGAAATCGTGGTGATCGTAGCCATGTGGATGATGGGAATGCCGTAACGTTCGATTTCTTTAACCATCGTTGCACCGCAACGAGTGCAGGTGCCTCAAGTGGAGGTCAGAATAACGCCGTCTACACCGGCATCTTTCAACTCCGCACCGATTTCCTTACCGAATGCGCGCGCGTTCGCGACGGCCGTACCGGTGCCGGTGGTGGTGTACATGTAGTCGTACACCTTGCCGATCTTTCCTTCGCGTTCCAGCTCGCGCAAGGCGTCGAGTGGAGCGACGCGATCGGCGTCTTCGTTGCAGTACACGGGGTCGAAGCCGCCGTGCACCGTGAAGAAGTCGCTCTTCAGGTCGTCCTCGCTGGAGATATCGTACTTGTTCCACTGCTGCGCGGACGCGGACTGAAGGTGATCGGGGTTGCCCAGAGGCACAATGCCGCCGGACGTTGCCAATGCGATGGTAGCCTTGGACAGATCGAGAATGGCCGGCGCCGGCTCGACCACGTCGAACGAAGGCATCGGAAGCTCGGTGGTGAACGGCTCGTCGTTCAGTCGCGCAAGCAGCATGTTGACGGCGCGTTTGGAACCGATCTCATCAACAAGGATGCACTCGCGTCGACCCTGCGGGAAGTAATGGTCGTCTTCAGGCGTAACCTCTTCACCAAGGGACAGCTTCTTCACAAGGTTCGCCATAGCAGGAATCGCCTTGCGCATCTGCGCTGCGGCGTTCGCCGTTTCCGCCACCCAAGCGAAGGACTGGCAGTGTTCAAGGCCGGGGTTTTCGGCGTACATGCCGCTCACGCACGTGATGCCGAGTTCGTCGGCAGCCTTGCAGGCGCCTGCGCAGGCGAATCCGTAACGCCCGGCGTTGAAAGCGGGACCGGCTATGAAGATGTCGGGCTTCTGCTGGGTCAGGACGTTCTTGATGAATTCGACAGCCTCGTCCTCGCGCTGCCCGAAGAAGTTGTCGCCGCAGATGATGGTGCCAACAGCCTCGATGTCGTCGCCGGCCGCCGAGGCGATGCCCTGGGCGGGACCAACGAGTTCGGTCCGGAACTCGGGCGCATGGTCGGCCATGTCCTCGCCGCCGATGCCGCCGAAGAACTGGTTCAGATAGAAAATCGCTCGTTTAGCCATCGTGTCCTCCTTTCGTTAGTACAACTTGACAGATGCGTTGTGGTAGCCGATTTCCGAAGTGGCGCCGATCACCGCGTTCAGTTCGACCTTTATCGAGCCGTCATCCGCGACGCAGCCGTCCCAGCCGCCGGCCAGGGTCTGCGCCGATTTCAGGTTGCCGATGACGCGTTCGGCGGGCCCGAGGTCGATGACCTTGCTCACGTTGCCGGACGAAACGACGGCGACGGCTTCGGGCGCGGTGTCGGTCAAAGGCTGGCTCGTACCGTCCCAACCCGAGCACTCGTCGGTGACAAGAGCGGTCTTGATTCCGCGCTTCTCGAGACGGGAGCAGATCATGACCAGGTCGGAGTCGGGGTTGCCGTAGCCTTCCTCGGAAACGATGACGCCTTCAACGCCCATCTGCTCGCAGAGCTTCGCGGTGTAGTCGCATGTGCGGAACTTGCCGTCCAGCGTAGTGAGCTCCGGCGCGAAGAAGGCGCCGACGAAGTTGATGGTCTTGCCGTGCTGCTCGTACAGGTCAAGAATGAGCGCATTGTTCTGGTGCTGGTAGGTGGTGATCTTGTCGCATGCCGCCACGCAGTTTCCGCTGATGACCGCATTGTCCAACTCCTCGTTGGGATGGAACCAGGTGGGGATGATCTGCTTCAGGTCGACGCCGTACAGGAACGTGTCGTGCAGCAGGCCCTGGGAGATGGTCATCTCCACATAGGCGACCTTAGGAAGGTTCGGGTATTTCTCGGTCTCCTTGTCCATGGGGCCCATCTCGTAGACCACCGTTTCGTCGATGGCGGCGTCTTTGGCGGCCAGGCCGACAAACGTCGAGGCACGAAGGCCAGCCAGGCGGACGACCACCTCGTGCTGATGCGGGTCGAGACCGTCCACGGGAGTGATGTCCACGACGATGTTCAACGTCTTGGAGAACGGGGTCCAAAGCGCACCTTCGCCCCACATGTCGATGACGCCCTCTTGGAAGCCGACCATGTCTCCGATGGTGACCACGGCGGCACCTTTCAGAACGTTCACGGTGCCGTTGCCGGCTTCTTCGTACTTCGTGGTTACGCCTGGAAATCCGTTTGCGCGGTCGACGCGGTAACGGGGCTCGATGACGTCCTTGACAGGAACGATGCGTGCGCACTCGCCAGGCTTGGCCAGATCGATTTTGACGTCTTTGACCTTATCGTCTTCCAATACGACGTTGCGAAGCCCCTCCGCATCAACGGTGAGAACGCCGTCTTCCACTTTGTTCTCATCACCCAAAACCACGTCTTTGATGTAAATCAGGTTCTGTTCAAGTCTCAATGTAAGCACCTCCTAAATTGCATGTGCATCTACCAGAATCGAAATCTCCTGCAGCGCCGATTCATGGAGCCGTAAGTCCATGGCCGCATAGCCCATGTCATGTTCGGGCTGTCCATTACGGTGCTCGGTCGCCTTTTCGAACAGGATGATCGCGTTCTCGGCAACCTGGCACTGTTCCAGGTCGGACGAATGATGCCGTTTTCCCAGGATCACCGTCCGGAACGGAGAGAACATCATACGGCTGCTTGCGAACAGCGGGTGCGACACCAGGTCATACCCTAAGAACACTTTGTCACGCACGTTCACAAGCACATCCCGAAACGATCCTTCCACGAACTCGACGTTCTCTCCCCCTTTCATCAGGGGATTGTTGGACACGACAAGCATGGCATCACCTCCTTTCAGGCATATGCCGTCGCGGCTCTATTCGTTCCCACCGTCTTCAAGTTCAGGCGCGGGCGCCTCGGCAGGCAGGTCGGATTCGCGGTTCTTCCTCTTGGCGATCAAGTCGCGAATGTTTTTGGCCACCATGAAGATGAGCAGCGCGGCGCCTACGTAGCCGTTAAGCACGTAGATGACGTTGACCAGAACGCGGAAGGGCAAGAACAGGCCGATAAGCAGACCGACGATACCCAGGACAGCCGTCAGAACCTTGAAGCGCACGGTGCCTTCTTCGGCGAAACGGGACACAGGGTTGTACAGCAGCGGCACGGCCGTGCTGTAGATGCCCGCGAAAACGACGATTGCGAACACGGAGCTCAGAGCAGGCAGGATGTGCTCGGTCAGAACGAGGTTGGGGATGTCCGCATTCCACACGTACACGCCGGGGTTCGAAAGGGACTCGACGTTGATGCAGCAGATCTGGGCCAAAGCAACAAGCACGATGGCGACGCAGATGGCAACCGTTCCGCCGACGATGCCGGCATTAAGATCCTTCAAGCGGTTGTTCATGCCAAGCGCCGACGTGAATGCGGCGAACCACAGCAGGACGAAACCCGCATACGAAAGGCCAGACATGAGCCACCCAGGAATAAATCCGTTGGGGTCTGCCGCATACTTGATGTTGTCGGTCGCCGTAGCTCCGATGAGCCCCTCGGGGGCGCTTGCCAATGCCGCCAAGCCGGCCGAAAGGTTCTCCCAGTTGCTAATCAACGACAGAACGGCAATGGCGATGCACATGACCACGATGATGGGACCGACGATTCCGATTGCGTCAACCAGCTTGCGCAGGCCCGCTGCAACGGTGATTATGGCCAAGACCGCCAAGACGATGCCGCCGACGACATGCGGAAGGCCGTATTGCTGCTCCAATGTGGAGGATGCCCCACCGATCATCACCCAGAAGGACATGTACACGAAGGCGGTGGAGTAATAATCCAGGACCGTTCCCAGGTGCTTGCCGCAG
This genomic window contains:
- a CDS encoding glycine/sarcosine/betaine reductase component B subunit — encoded protein: MRLEQNLIYIKDVVLGDENKVEDGVLTVDAEGLRNVVLEDDKVKDVKIDLAKPGECARIVPVKDVIEPRYRVDRANGFPGVTTKYEEAGNGTVNVLKGAAVVTIGDMVGFQEGVIDMWGEGALWTPFSKTLNIVVDITPVDGLDPHQHEVVVRLAGLRASTFVGLAAKDAAIDETVVYEMGPMDKETEKYPNLPKVAYVEMTISQGLLHDTFLYGVDLKQIIPTWFHPNEELDNAVISGNCVAACDKITTYQHQNNALILDLYEQHGKTINFVGAFFAPELTTLDGKFRTCDYTAKLCEQMGVEGVIVSEEGYGNPDSDLVMICSRLEKRGIKTALVTDECSGWDGTSQPLTDTAPEAVAVVSSGNVSKVIDLGPAERVIGNLKSAQTLAGGWDGCVADDGSIKVELNAVIGATSEIGYHNASVKLY
- the atpB gene encoding F0F1 ATP synthase subunit A, which encodes MGEALAAFVEEAQHIFEHFEPTTVFSIGPWNVTQYVVWLFIGFFVTLAVVLVAAKNSKLVPDNKFVNIVEFGYDFVSKNIGEDVIGSGFKQHVPFLATLFFFILVCNVLGLVPGFKTSTGTISCTWALSVISFVYFLYWGMKENGLLKYWVTLCPHGVPKPMAPIIWFLELFSTMIRVLTLAVRLYGNMLAGHMILGVFGIATSTFVLYAVMSATSAVAAVATGATSVVWFLLLVIMYALECLVAFLQAFVFAILSSSYISGAVHPH
- the atpE gene encoding ATP synthase F0 subunit C; this encodes METIITLAALKVVGYGLAAIGPGIGIGIATHGLCTAAARQPEMKGQLMGYFFIGAAMSEALALLGLVLFFIG
- a CDS encoding GrdX family protein, yielding MLVVSNNPLMKGGENVEFVEGSFRDVLVNVRDKVFLGYDLVSHPLFASSRMMFSPFRTVILGKRHHSSDLEQCQVAENAIILFEKATEHRNGQPEHDMGYAAMDLRLHESALQEISILVDAHAI
- the atpH gene encoding ATP synthase F1 subunit delta — its product is MPTNRLLVQGRVATYANTLFEAANEDGQDRVLEVRDQLEQIVSLFHGNADLRDALDAPNYTAEQRGSMAEAVFAGVDPLLISVLKVMAEREEVKLLPRVWHMFSDLVEEKLNVAVVGVTTVVDLDDELRAFISDKLKNDLGRNIVLREHIDPSILGGIIITTQGKRIDASVASKLANARTVLTESNDGGEC
- a CDS encoding RidA family protein; its protein translation is MKPIRTSLAPAAIGPYSQAVSANGVVYVSGQIPIDPETGDLLAGTIAEQTARIAASIKAILNEAGTGFEHVVKTTCYLTDMAHFGEFNTEYARHFVSNPARECVQVSALPKGAEIEISVIAVLP
- the atpA gene encoding F0F1 ATP synthase subunit alpha, with product MLVTEITAKSIDEALRKQLESLETSVDAREVGTVVQVGDGIARVDGLKGAMAGELLEFLGADGKVVYGLAQNLEEDEVGAVLMGDVTAIRENDQVRTTGKIMEVPSGKGMLGRVVNPLGMPIDGKGPITPEGYRPVEFKAPGVISRKPVHEPMDTGVLAVDSMVPIGRGQRELIIGDRQTGKTAIAIDAIINQRGKDMICIYVAVGQKASTVAGVMETLEKYGAMEYTIIVSATASDSAPLQYIAPMAGAAMGEYFVYTGENGEPAGPENEGRHVLIIYDDLSKQAVAYRQMSLTLRRPPGREAYPGDIFYLHSRLLERAVKMSDEYGRGSMTALPIIETQAGDVSAYIPTNVISITDGQIFLSTDLYFQGQRPAINVGLSVSRVGGSAQTKAVKSVSGTLRLDLASYRELQAFTQFGSDLDKSTQDQLNRGARMTELLKQGRYMPLQFEEEACAIYAGTKGYLDDVAVKDVVRFRGEFLDYLRASKADLLEKIHTDKKFTPESEEALKEALEAFKKQFAAS
- a CDS encoding glycine/betaine/sarcosine/D-proline family reductase selenoprotein B, giving the protein MAKRAIFYLNQFFGGIGGEDMADHAPEFRTELVGPAQGIASAAGDDIEAVGTIICGDNFFGQREDEAVEFIKNVLTQQKPDIFIAGPAFNAGRYGFACAGACKAADELGITCVSGMYAENPGLEHCQSFAWVAETANAAAQMRKAIPAMANLVKKLSLGEEVTPEDDHYFPQGRRECILVDEIGSKRAVNMLLARLNDEPFTTELPMPSFDVVEPAPAILDLSKATIALATSGGIVPLGNPDHLQSASAQQWNKYDISSEDDLKSDFFTVHGGFDPVYCNEDADRVAPLDALRELEREGKIGKVYDYMYTTTGTGTAVANARAFGKEIGAELKDAGVDGVILTSTUGTCTRCGATMVKEIERYGIPIIHMATITTISESVGANRILPTVAIPYPAGNPELPPEEEKSLRVSMVERAVDGLATQVDGPTHFE
- a CDS encoding deoxycytidylate deaminase, with translation MAETRHIERPSWDEYFMHLAFEVSKRSTCLRRAVGAVIVKDRRILATGYNGVPSGLRHCDETGCLRQQLNVPSGQRHEICRGLHAEQNAIIQAARYGIDIAGSSIYITTQPCVVCTKMLINAGITEVVYAEGYPDELAMEMLSETGIMVRRVEMSS
- the atpD gene encoding F0F1 ATP synthase subunit beta, which translates into the protein MLTKEELEASKGGKGRVVRIVGPVVDVEFPSDQLPAIYNALTVDTVTPAGEMHIVLEVETMLPGNLVRSVAMSSTDGLVRGVEVQDTGHPIMMPVGPQTLGRIWNVIGEPVDEKPMPEVAGYMPIHRPAPEYDTLSTKTEIFETGIKAIDLIEPFIRGGKTGLFGGAGVGKTVIIQELINNLAQEHGGTSVFTGVGERTREGTDLYLEMSESGVINKTCLVYGQMNEPPGARLRVGLAGLTEAEYFRDQGQDVLLFVDNIFRFTQAGSEVSALLGRMPSAVGYQPTLATEMGDLQERITSTSAGSITSVQAVYVPADDLTDPAPATTFTHLDAKTVLSRSIAELGIYPAVDPLESTSRALEPAIVGEEHYRVATGIQELLQNYKDLQDIIAILGMDELSEEQKLTVARARKAQQFFGQCFHVAEQFTGLPGKYVKMEDTVRSFAAILDGECDEIPEQCFRLKGSIEDVYAEYESMKKDEA
- the atpG gene encoding ATP synthase F1 subunit gamma, with amino-acid sequence MPNLHDIDKRIKSVSSTKQITRTMEMVAGAKVKHANDRIAASEPYSNSMSEMLSGVAERVQPGENPLLSKHESTKRVLMVAVVSDRGLAGGFNSNILHCVEKAIRANSAQGIETDVVACGKKAGGFFRFRKITPVLEYKDLSADPTLEEANEIAEYAIKAYTEGSIDEVVLVYNHCKNAAEQTLVTETILPVDTTAAKEARAKAAKADVAATESDVPAGIEFEPEPADVLASLLPAYLRASIYHALIDSAAGEQAARRTAMHSATENATEMVETLSRLYNRIRQGAITTEISEIVGGAAALEE
- the atpF gene encoding F0F1 ATP synthase subunit B — encoded protein: MNTYTNKVQGLIGTAAVSAATVVATCPVYAFAAEEGGIGAILPKMNEFIPMLVAFIILWIILAKFGWPIFDGMLEKRESTIRNDLKNAEEARMESERILAEYKQQLAEAKAEASQIVANAKKAGEDVKADITAKAQVEADGMIEKARAAIEAEKKAAIADLQGSVADISVEVASKVIGTDLSDDEHRAIIKRYVEEVGSFNAN